The proteins below come from a single Megalops cyprinoides isolate fMegCyp1 chromosome 5, fMegCyp1.pri, whole genome shotgun sequence genomic window:
- the surf2 gene encoding surfeit locus protein 2 translates to MEDIPADVKAFIQDHPFLQITEAKKIKCTLNGHEFPCTLKELENFTAGKKYQKLSAAAQFNYSQYEPHVVPSTKQPNQLFCKLTLRHINRLPHHVLRHVNGKRYQRALQKYEECVRQGVAFVPARLKQKKPKHSGEGERRRGEFWEPSSGEGEGSDSEDSMSDLYPPSVFSLKKPLNGEAEMVEAEGSDDFQTDSDEEEATPMEVDKQAPQKRRKVQSAGFKKKFKSHNKKKNRFKNGTVKNGK, encoded by the exons ATGGAAGACATTCCCGCTGATGTGAAAGCATTCATTCAGGATCATCCATTTCTACAAATCACAGAGGCTAAAAAG ATAAAATGCACCTTGAACGGGCATGAGTTCCCCTGCACCCTTAAAGAACTCGAGAATTTCACCGCCGGAAAGAAATACCAGAAACTAAGCGCTGCTGCCCAGTTCAACTACAGTCAATATGAGCCACACGTGGTACCAAGCACCAAACAACC CAATCAGCTTTTCTGCAAGTTGACTCTACGACACATTAACCGCCTGCCACACCACGTCCTGCGTCACGTTAATGGGAAACGATACCAACGAGCGTTGCAGAAAT ATGAGGAGTGTGTGCGACAGGGCGTGGCCTTTGTGCCAGCCAGGCTCAAGCAGAAGAAGCCCAAACACAGCGGCGAGGGCGAGAGGCGGCGTGGCGAGTTCTGGGAACCCAGCTCCGGCGAGGGGGAAGGCAGCGACTCGGAGGACAGCATGAGCGACCTCTACCCTC CCAGCGTGTTTTCTCTGAAGAAGCCACTTAACGGTGAGGCGGAGATGGTGGAGGCAGAGGGGAGCGATGActttcagacagacagtgacGAAGAGGAGGCCACCCCAATGGAGGTTGACAAGCAGGCCCCACAGAAGCGCCGAAAG GTGCAGTCAGCTGGCTTCAAAAAGAAATTCAAGAGTCACAATAAGAAGAAAAATCGCTTCAAAAATGGAAcggttaaaaatggaaaataa
- the c5h9orf16 gene encoding UPF0184 protein C9orf16 homolog, translating to MSGPNGDPNISINETTDEEDEFNEEEYAAINSMLDQINSCLDDLEERNDALNGKLHELLESNRQARQEFREQLNAPPPPEEDSVASGKDQK from the exons ATGTCTGGACCAAATGGAGATCCAAACATCTCAATCAATGAGACTACTGATGAAGAGGATGAATTCAACGAAGAAG AGTACGCAGCTATAAACTCCATGCTGGATCAGATCAACTCGTGTCTGGATGACCTCGAGGAGCGCAATGACGCGCTTAACGGCAAACTGCACGAACTCCTGGAGTCCAACCGGCAGGCACGGCAGGAGTTCAGGGAGCAGCTGAACGCACCGCCACCTCCAGAGGAGGACTCCGTGGCATCTGGGAAAGATCAGAAGTGA